Proteins encoded by one window of Aphis gossypii isolate Hap1 chromosome X, ASM2018417v2, whole genome shotgun sequence:
- the LOC114119689 gene encoding acyl-coenzyme A thioesterase 13-like isoform X2, with product MNSNKVLESIRKILNFSIKRGGLDRVLEKVDLISAGNGQLIAEMVIEKQHTNAFGTLHGGFTASALDILSSMALLTHPRVVENIDSVPNRGVSVDIHVSYLNSAKIGDRIVIDSETIKLGKNLAFLKVTFFRKDDNVILAQGTHTKFVG from the exons atgaacagCAACAAAGTATTAGAATCAATacgaaaaattttgaatttttcaatcaAACGTGGTGGACTTGATAGAGTTTTGGAAAAG gtgGATTTAATATCAGCTGGAAATGGTCAATTAATTGCTGAGATGgttattgaaaaacaacatACTAATGCATTTGGTACCCTTCATGGAGGTTTTACAGCTTCCGCATTAGATATTTTGTCTAGTATGGCTCTATTGACTCATCCACGAGTTGTTGAAAACATTGATTCGGTACCTAACAGAGGTGTTTCAGTTGATATTCATGTttc gtatttaaattcagCAAAAATTGGTGACCGAATAGTTATTGATTCTGAAACTATTAAACTTGGAAAAAATTtagcatttttaaaagtaacatTTTTCAGGAAAGATGATAATGTTATCTTAGCTCAAGGTACACACACTAAGTTTGTaggatga